A stretch of the Aphis gossypii isolate Hap1 chromosome 2, ASM2018417v2, whole genome shotgun sequence genome encodes the following:
- the LOC114119058 gene encoding uncharacterized protein LOC114119058 has product MKTFISYTFVLYCFVVWSMTVNSHYIQKNILKRISRSNLQEVNNLISSSSTISTKPNENVGGIDSIVSSTLFTTNVPIETSLTSEMTTLRHQNNSINEVDTFQNTLPDQNYGNFVIVIFFSAMLILILGLLFIVMYKKHGNSFYQVRGIRRNHQETPA; this is encoded by the exons ATGAAGACTTTCATCTCTTACACATTTGTACTTTATTGTTTcg tgGTATGGTCAATGACAGTGAATAGTCATTATATccaaaagaatattttgaaaagaatTTCTAGAAGCAATTTACAGgaggttaataatttaatttcgtcCAGCTCTACTATATCTACTAAACCTAATGAGAATGTTGGAGGTATTGACTCAATAGTCAGTTCTACATTATTTACCACTAATGTTCCAATTGAAACATCTTTAACCTCAGAGATGACAACATTACGTCATcagaataatagtattaatgaaGTTGATACTTTCCAAAACACATTGCCAGACCAaa attatggtaattttgtaatagttatttttttctctgcaatgttaatactgattttgg GATTATTGTTCATTGTTATGTATAAGAAACATGGTAATTCGTTCTATCAAGTAAGAGGAATACGTCGTAATCATCAAGAAACTCCAGCttga